From the Oceanobacillus kimchii X50 genome, the window ACGTTAGCACAAAAAGCAGTTGCTGCCGGAATCGAAGGAATACAAGTTGATGGTATGGATGTTTTAGCAGTATATGCTGCAACTAAATTTGCTCGTGAACGTGCAATTAACGGTGAAGGTCCAACATTAATCGAAACATTAACGTATCGTTTTGGTCCACATACTTTATCTGGGGACGATCCTACTCGTTACCGTACGGAAGATATGGACAACGAATGGGAGAAAAAAGATCCAATCGTTCGTTTCCGTACGTACCTTGAAAGCAAAAAGCTTTGGTCAGAAGAAGACGAAAATAAGGCTATTGAGCAAGCAAAAGAAGATATTAAAAAAGCAATCAAACAAGCAGAAGAGCAACCTAAACAAAAAGTTACTGATTTAATTGCTAATATGTACGAAGAGCTACCAACTCATCTACAGGAGCAAAATGAAATTTATAAAGAAAAGGAGTCGAAGTAAATCATGGCACAAATGACAATGATTCAAGCTATCACTGATGCAATGCGCGTAGAATTGAAAAATGATGAAAACGTGCTTGTTTTTGGTGAAGACGTTGGACAAAATGGCGGAGTATTCCGTGCAACAGAAGGTCTTCAAGATGAATTTGGTGAAGATCGTGTGTTTGATACACCACTTGCTGAATCTGGAATCGGCGGACTTGCGATCGGTTTAGCATTAGAAGGATTTCGTCCAGTACCAGAAATTCAATTCTTCGGCTTCGTATATGAAGTAATGGATTCTATAAGTGGACAAATGGCGCGTATGCGTTATCGTTCTGGCGGTCATTATAATGCACCGATTACTGTTCGTGCACCATTTGGTGGAGGAGTCCATACGCCAGAATTACACGCTGATTCATTAGAAGGTCTAATGGCTCAACAACCAGGTTTAAAAGTCGTTATTCCTTCAACACCGTATGAAGCAAAAGGTCTATTGATTTCTGCTATTCGTGATAACGATCCGGTAGTATTCTTGGAGCATATGAAATTATATCGTTCTTTCCGTGGTGAAGTTCCTGAAGAAGACTATACTGTTGAAATTGGGAAAGCTGATGTAAAACGCGAAGGTTCTGATGTAACATTAGTATCCTATGGTGCAATGGTACATTCATCTTTGAAAGCTGCTGAAGAATTGGAAAAAGACGGAATTCAAGCAGAAGTAATTGACTTACGTACAGTTTCTCCAATTGACTACGAAACAATCCTAGCATCTGTAAAGAAAACAAATCGTGTAGTTGTTGTACAAGAAGCACAGCGTCAAGCAGGGGTTGCAGGTCAAGTTATTTCAGAAATTCAAGAAAGAGCAATTCTAGACTTAGAGGCACCAATTCTACGAGTTAGCGCTCCTGATACAGTTTATTCGTTCTCTGATGCAGAAGAAACATGGTTGCCAAACCATAAAGATATCGTAGAGAAAGTAAACGAAGTAATTAATTTCTAAAATAGTTTAGGAGGTTTCATAGCATGGCATTTAATTTTAAGTTACCGGATATTGGTGAAGGTATCCATGAAGGTGAAATAGTAAAGTGGTTCGTAAAAGAAGGCGACGAAGTAAAAGAAGATGATGTACTTTGTGAAGTACAAAACGACAAATCAGTTGTTGAAATTCCTTCTCAAGTAGATGGAAAAGTTACAAAGATTCACGTTGCTGAAGGCGATGTTGCAGTAGTAGGAGATACACTAATTTCTTTTGATGCAGAAGGTTATGATGATGAAGGTGATAGTGCTGATGATTCATCTTCTGAGCCTGAAGAAGAAAAATCTACAGATTCTAAAGAAGAAAAAGAAGCGCCAAAAGAAGAAGAGTCAAGCGAGCAATCTGATGATACTCGTGTAATTGCAATGCCTTCTGTACGTAAATTTGCACGTGATAACGACGTTAATATCAAAGAAGTAAACGGAACTGGTAAAAATGGTCGTATTCTTAAAGAAGATGTAGAAAGCTATCTAAGTGGTGACCAGCCATCTAGTGAAGTATCCGAGGACAAAGCTGAAGCTTCTTCTGAAGATAAACAAGAATCGAAAGCTGCACCTCAAGGTCAGTATCCAGAAACACGTGAGAAAATGACTGCAATCCGTAAATCTATTGCTAAATCAATGGTTAATTCGAAATCAAAAGCACCTCATGTTACACTTATGGATGAAATTGATGTAACAGAACTTGTTGCTCACCGTAAGAAATTCAAAGCAGTTGCTGCTGAGCAAGATATTAAATTAACTTATTTACCTTATGTAGTTAAAGCATTAGTATCTGCGTCCAAGAAGTTCCCAATCTTGAATTCTTATATTGATGAAAATACGGATGAGATTGTTGAGAAGCATTATTACAACATTGGAATTGCAGCAGACACTGATAGAGGTCTATTAGTTCCAGTTGT encodes:
- a CDS encoding alpha-ketoacid dehydrogenase subunit beta produces the protein MAQMTMIQAITDAMRVELKNDENVLVFGEDVGQNGGVFRATEGLQDEFGEDRVFDTPLAESGIGGLAIGLALEGFRPVPEIQFFGFVYEVMDSISGQMARMRYRSGGHYNAPITVRAPFGGGVHTPELHADSLEGLMAQQPGLKVVIPSTPYEAKGLLISAIRDNDPVVFLEHMKLYRSFRGEVPEEDYTVEIGKADVKREGSDVTLVSYGAMVHSSLKAAEELEKDGIQAEVIDLRTVSPIDYETILASVKKTNRVVVVQEAQRQAGVAGQVISEIQERAILDLEAPILRVSAPDTVYSFSDAEETWLPNHKDIVEKVNEVINF
- a CDS encoding dihydrolipoamide acetyltransferase family protein, with product MAFNFKLPDIGEGIHEGEIVKWFVKEGDEVKEDDVLCEVQNDKSVVEIPSQVDGKVTKIHVAEGDVAVVGDTLISFDAEGYDDEGDSADDSSSEPEEEKSTDSKEEKEAPKEEESSEQSDDTRVIAMPSVRKFARDNDVNIKEVNGTGKNGRILKEDVESYLSGDQPSSEVSEDKAEASSEDKQESKAAPQGQYPETREKMTAIRKSIAKSMVNSKSKAPHVTLMDEIDVTELVAHRKKFKAVAAEQDIKLTYLPYVVKALVSASKKFPILNSYIDENTDEIVEKHYYNIGIAADTDRGLLVPVVKDSDKKSIFQISQEINELAGKARDGKLKPDEMKGASNTISNIGSAGGQWFTPVLNYPEAVILGIGRIADKPVVRDGEIVVAPVLAVSLSFDHRIVDGATAQLALNQIKRLLNDPQLIMMEA